In the genome of Bremerella sp. P1, the window TTGGTATGAGCAATGTTGGCGTCGTCGAGACGAGTAACCAGTCGAGATCTCCTGACGAACTTCGTGCGCAGATCCTAAGTCTAGTCGAGCAGTACCACGACGCTGCCTATCCCAAGAAGGAGTTTCGCCCTGGCAAAGATGCGGTACGGATTTCGGGGCGGGTATTCGATGCAGCTGACATGAAATCGCTGGTCGATTCATCGCTCGACTTCTGGCTTACCGCTGGCCGATTCGCCGAAGAGTTTGAAAGCCGCTTCGCCGAAGTAGTCGGGACACGATACTCATTACTGGTCAACTCAGGCTCCAGCGCCAATCTGGTTGCCCTGTCCGCACTCACTTCACCGAAACTGGAAGATCGTCAGCTTCGCCCTGGTGATGAAGTGATCACCGTCGCTTCTGGCTTTCCAACCACCGTCAACCCGATTCTTCAGAACCAATTGGTACCGGTTTTTGTCGATGTTCATGTACCAACATACAACATCGACATTTCGCAACTCGAAGCAGCCCTTTCGCCGAAGTCCAAGGCAATTTTCATTGCCCACACGCTTGGCAATCCGTTCCAAGTGGCCGAGGTTCGCGAATTCGCAGACAAACACAATCTCTGGCTGATCGAGGACTGCTGTGACGCGCTCGGTGCGACCTATCAGGGAAAGAATTGCGGAACATTCGGTGATCTAGCGACATTTAGCTTCTATCCTGCCCATCACATCACGATGGGAGAAGGAGGCGCCGTCGTGATGAACTCGCCCAAGCTTAAGAAGCTGGTTGAGTCGTTCCGTGACTGGGGACGCGATTGCTGGTGCGCTCCTGGCGAAGACGATACTTGCGGCAAGCGATTCGCCTGGCAATTGGGACAGCTCCCACCTGGCTACGACCACAAGTACATCTATTCGCATATCGGTTACAACCTGAAAGCAACCGACATGCAGGCCGCCGTTGGTGTTTCGCAGCTCGACAAGCTGGAAGGGTTTGTGACGGCCCGAAACCGCAACTTCAAGCTACTCAGTGAAGGTCTCCAGGACCTGCAAGAATACTTCATTCTACCGGAGCCAACGCCGGAGTCGGAACCTAGCTGGTTTGGTTATCCCTTGGCTGTGCGACCCGATAGCCCCATCAGCCGAGACGACGTCGCGCAAGCGATGGCCCGAGCAAGGATTGGCACCCGCTTTCTGTTCGGAGGCAATCTATTGCGACAGCCGGCCTACAAGGACACGCCCCGCCGCACCGTTGGGGATCTGCCCAACGCCGACTTCATTATGAATCAGGTTTTATGGTTGGGCGTGTATCCCGGCATTGATGATTCTCAGAGGGAATATGTGATCGACGCGCTCCATCAGATCCCTACAAGCTAACCATCTGCTCGCCGATCAGGTTTTTGAAATGTCGAATCAGGATGATCGCCGTCTCATCAGTATTGTTACGCCGGCGTACAACGAGGAAGACTCGGTTCACGAATGCCACGCGGCCGTAGCAGAACTGTTTCGCGGCCCGCTGTCGAACTATCGATACGAACACATCTTCGCAGATAATGCCTCGACAGATTCAACGGTTGCGATACTGCGAGAGATCGCCGCTGAAGACCCCCACGTCAAAGTCATCGTGAACTCTCGCAACTTTGGCCCCCTCAAATCACTTTGGAACGCGACTCAGGCAGCAACCGGCGACGCCGTGATTCCGTGTCTTGCGGCGGACCTGCAAGATCCCCCGGAAATCATTGTCGAGTTCGTAAAGAAGTGGGAAGAAGGGTTCGACATAGTCCATGGCATTCGTGCCGATCGCCAAGAAGGCGCGGTACTGCACTTCATCCGTCGTATGTACTATCGCGGAATCCGCTGGCTGGCCAATGTGGACATCCCGCTCAACAGCGGCGAGTTTCAGCTCATTGATCGCAAAGTTGCCCAAGTCCTTGCCGAGGTTGAGGATTACTATCCGTACGTTCGCGGATTGATTGCTGCGTGCGGATTCAAGCAAGCTCGTGTCCCCTACACCATGCTGGCTCGAAAGCGGGGAGTTTCCAAAGCCAATTGGTACGGCATGATCGATATCGGACTCAATGGACTCATCTCATTGAGCAATGTCCCGATGCGAGTCTGCATGGCAATCGGGTTCCTCACTTCCGGACTTAGTCTGGTGTTTGCGTTGGTATCCTGCATTGCAGCGATCATCGCTATGGCAACCGGCCAACAGACTCCCAGCCCCGGTATTCCGACGCTTATCGTGGGCATGTTTTTTCTGGGCGGAGTTCAACTCTTCTTTCTCGGCTTCATGGGCGAGTATATCTCGGCCATTCATTCCCAGGTCAGGCGGCGCCCCATTGTGATTGAACAAGAACGAATCAACTTCGAAAGAAGTGTCGTGCCATCTTTGGCGATAAATCGCAAAGCATCGTAACGCACTTCGCCTCGAACCACTTGCACGGAAAGCGATTGAGGACATCCATGGAACGGGAAAGCAAGACGATTGAAGGCTGCTGGCAAACCTGGCTTGATGACGTTCGCCATCTGAAGTCGATCGATGACTTTTCCAGCCTGATGACCATCGCGATGCCGCTTGAGCAGTCGTCCGGCTATCTCGTTCCGCTGTGCGAATTTCACGCAGGCGATGACGAAACCATTTCCCTGCTCGCGAAGTGGCGAGACGCGAATCAAACCGCCTACCCGACCCGCTTCGCGGTCACTCTCGAAGGCACGAAAACGTGGCTGAAGAAGGCGATCTTGGAAAATGACGCTCGCGTGCTGTTCCTGGTCCTAGATCGCTATGGGCGACCAGTCGGCCACGCTGGTTTCGCGGGCTGCGACAACGACGCCGGCAACCTTGAACTCGACAATATCGTTCGCGGCGAAAACAGATCTCCCGGGATTATGGGAGAGGCCATCAGTAAACTAATCCGTTGGGTAGAAGCGGAAGCGAAACCGAACAGCCTGTTCCTGCGTGTGTTTGCGGACAACGATCACGCGATCAGTTTCTACGAGAAACTTGGATTCCAAAATACATCGACCATCCCGCTACGACGACATGAGTCCAACGGGCGAGTGGACTTTCTGGAGTTGGAAGCGGACGATAGCGACGCCCCAGACTCCACCATGTATCGCATGGAATACGCAGCACAGGATGCCTCCGCTGATGATTGGATCTTAACGGCAGGTCCATCCGTCTCTTCCCGAGAAGTGTCGTACTCGACTGATGCCGCACGTACCGGCTGGAACTCGAAGTGGGGCGACTATCTCAAGAAGTTCGAGCAGCATGCGTGCGATTATCTTGGCGTTCGCTACGCCATTACGACTTCTTCCTGTACCGGTGCCCTGCACCTCAGTTTGCTGGCCGCAGGGATTGGTCCTGGTGATGAAGTGATCGTACCGGAGATCTCGTGGATTGCCACGGCCAGTGCCATCCGATACGTCGGAGCAAGACCCGTTTTCGCGGACGTTCGCTACGACTCGATGTGTCTCGATGCGAACGACTTCAAAGCGAAGATCACTTCGAAGACTAAGGCCGTGATTCCGGTTCATCTCTACGGCCAGTCAGCACCGATGACGGAGATCACCGCCATTGCCCAAGAGCATGGCCTCAAGATCATTGAAGATGCCGCCCCTGCCCTGGGGACGACTTGTGACGGCAAACTGGCGGGCACTTGGGGAGACGCGGGTTGCTTCAGTTTCCAAGGAGCCAAGTTAGCCGTCACCGGTGAGGGTGGTCTGCTGGTCACGAACTCCGAAGAGGTGTACCAGCGTGCGATGAAATTATGGGATCATGGCCGACGACCTGGCTCGTTTCAAATCGACAAGGTTGGCTGGAAGTACAAGATGAGTAATCTTCAAGCGGCCTTCGGGCTTGCCCAGTTGGAACGCATCGAACAGTTGATTCGCTGCAAACGACAAGTCTTCGCGTGGTATGAAGAAATGCTCGATGGTGTCTCCGGCATCGAGTTGATGCGAGAACCAGCCGGAACCCACAGCATCTACTGGATGTCGAATATCCTTGTCGATCCTGACTGCGGAATGACCCGCGAACAGCTAACCGACCAATTGAAGCAGCGAAAGATTGATACGCGGCCGGTGTTCTCACCCATGAGCACCTTCCCTATCTGGGACGAACCACAACAGACCACCGGACGAGTGGCTGCCGATATTTCGCAACGTGGCATCAATCTGCCCAGCGGTGTCTGTCTGACCTACAAGCAAGTAGCCCGTGTTTGCTACGAATTGAAGCAAGTCCTGAGATCGAAACGATCACTCGCAGCGTAGTTGTCCCATGATCATACCCGTACATTCCACCGATCGAAGTGAAAGCCTTGCTCGACGCATTCGCAAGCACTGCGTACAGATGTGTCACGATGCAGGGACTTCGCACATTGGATCGAACTTAAGCTGTTGC includes:
- the rfbH gene encoding lipopolysaccharide biosynthesis protein RfbH, whose product is MSNVGVVETSNQSRSPDELRAQILSLVEQYHDAAYPKKEFRPGKDAVRISGRVFDAADMKSLVDSSLDFWLTAGRFAEEFESRFAEVVGTRYSLLVNSGSSANLVALSALTSPKLEDRQLRPGDEVITVASGFPTTVNPILQNQLVPVFVDVHVPTYNIDISQLEAALSPKSKAIFIAHTLGNPFQVAEVREFADKHNLWLIEDCCDALGATYQGKNCGTFGDLATFSFYPAHHITMGEGGAVVMNSPKLKKLVESFRDWGRDCWCAPGEDDTCGKRFAWQLGQLPPGYDHKYIYSHIGYNLKATDMQAAVGVSQLDKLEGFVTARNRNFKLLSEGLQDLQEYFILPEPTPESEPSWFGYPLAVRPDSPISRDDVAQAMARARIGTRFLFGGNLLRQPAYKDTPRRTVGDLPNADFIMNQVLWLGVYPGIDDSQREYVIDALHQIPTS
- a CDS encoding glycosyltransferase family 2 protein; this encodes MSNQDDRRLISIVTPAYNEEDSVHECHAAVAELFRGPLSNYRYEHIFADNASTDSTVAILREIAAEDPHVKVIVNSRNFGPLKSLWNATQAATGDAVIPCLAADLQDPPEIIVEFVKKWEEGFDIVHGIRADRQEGAVLHFIRRMYYRGIRWLANVDIPLNSGEFQLIDRKVAQVLAEVEDYYPYVRGLIAACGFKQARVPYTMLARKRGVSKANWYGMIDIGLNGLISLSNVPMRVCMAIGFLTSGLSLVFALVSCIAAIIAMATGQQTPSPGIPTLIVGMFFLGGVQLFFLGFMGEYISAIHSQVRRRPIVIEQERINFERSVVPSLAINRKAS
- a CDS encoding bifunctional GNAT family N-acetyltransferase/PLP-dependent aspartate aminotransferase family protein, with translation MERESKTIEGCWQTWLDDVRHLKSIDDFSSLMTIAMPLEQSSGYLVPLCEFHAGDDETISLLAKWRDANQTAYPTRFAVTLEGTKTWLKKAILENDARVLFLVLDRYGRPVGHAGFAGCDNDAGNLELDNIVRGENRSPGIMGEAISKLIRWVEAEAKPNSLFLRVFADNDHAISFYEKLGFQNTSTIPLRRHESNGRVDFLELEADDSDAPDSTMYRMEYAAQDASADDWILTAGPSVSSREVSYSTDAARTGWNSKWGDYLKKFEQHACDYLGVRYAITTSSCTGALHLSLLAAGIGPGDEVIVPEISWIATASAIRYVGARPVFADVRYDSMCLDANDFKAKITSKTKAVIPVHLYGQSAPMTEITAIAQEHGLKIIEDAAPALGTTCDGKLAGTWGDAGCFSFQGAKLAVTGEGGLLVTNSEEVYQRAMKLWDHGRRPGSFQIDKVGWKYKMSNLQAAFGLAQLERIEQLIRCKRQVFAWYEEMLDGVSGIELMREPAGTHSIYWMSNILVDPDCGMTREQLTDQLKQRKIDTRPVFSPMSTFPIWDEPQQTTGRVAADISQRGINLPSGVCLTYKQVARVCYELKQVLRSKRSLAA